A single window of Microbispora hainanensis DNA harbors:
- a CDS encoding NUDIX hydrolase — MPGLRRLLRDDQGRVLVVHPVYKDEWDIPGGIVEAGESPVSALLRELQEELGIAPPVGQLACVDWVPPAPPWDAGLMFVFNTGVLTDSRIAALRLQPEELDEYVFAPPADLDKLLPPGLARRMNAAVLAADAGQTAYLEDGLIRLLP; from the coding sequence ATACCTGGCCTACGTCGCCTGCTGCGAGACGACCAAGGGCGGGTGCTTGTCGTACACCCGGTCTACAAGGACGAATGGGACATTCCTGGCGGGATCGTCGAGGCAGGGGAGTCCCCCGTCAGTGCTCTGCTCCGTGAACTGCAGGAGGAGTTGGGCATCGCGCCGCCGGTGGGTCAGCTCGCATGTGTCGACTGGGTGCCCCCGGCACCGCCGTGGGACGCCGGGCTGATGTTCGTCTTCAACACAGGCGTGCTCACTGACTCCCGAATCGCAGCGCTCCGCCTGCAGCCCGAGGAGCTCGACGAATACGTATTCGCTCCTCCCGCGGACTTGGACAAGCTCTTGCCGCCAGGCTTGGCGCGGAGGATGAACGCGGCGGTCTTGGCGGCAGACGCCGGCCAG
- a CDS encoding kinase: protein MRTGSLDTHLIVLRGNSGSGKTSVARAVRAAYGRGLALVGQDVVRRELLRERDVDGGVNIGLIDTIVRYSLDHGYHVLLEGILTASRYGAMLQSLRRDHAGTSAFFYLNVSFPETLRRHDSRPQRSEFTPDQMREWYRERDLLPDGCETVIGEESPLEASVRQVLRQARLTPAQTNQ from the coding sequence GTGCGTACCGGCTCTCTCGACACCCATTTGATCGTTCTCCGCGGGAACTCCGGCTCTGGGAAGACCAGCGTCGCCCGTGCCGTGCGGGCCGCCTATGGCCGTGGCCTGGCGCTGGTCGGCCAGGACGTCGTACGGCGGGAACTGCTGCGAGAACGGGACGTGGACGGTGGTGTGAACATCGGCCTTATCGACACGATCGTCCGGTACTCCCTCGATCACGGGTATCACGTCCTGCTCGAAGGCATCCTTACCGCCAGCCGGTACGGGGCGATGCTGCAGTCCCTACGCCGTGACCACGCCGGGACCAGCGCCTTCTTCTACCTGAACGTGTCCTTTCCCGAGACGCTCCGGCGGCATGACAGCCGCCCCCAGCGGTCGGAGTTCACCCCAGACCAGATGCGGGAGTGGTACCGCGAGCGCGACCTGCTCCCTGACGGGTGCGAGACGGTCATCGGCGAGGAGAGCCCGCTGGAAGCGTCGGTGCGGCAGGTGCTGCGCCAAGCTCGCCTGACTCCAGCGCAGACCAACCAGTGA
- a CDS encoding 3'-5' exonuclease — translation MEPTYQLTPRPGMELAADSDFTRHTFVVIDFEGLTPVGRSPVPIEVAAVALVPKDGELQETWRFESLIRPPADVPVTAFDTRQTGITAAMLARAAGPEHVMATLDALLDAPPYRLVAHGAGTEATLIAHQAAHCPALAATPLLDTVRLARTVYPELPRTGWMR, via the coding sequence ATGGAGCCCACCTACCAACTGACGCCACGCCCGGGCATGGAGCTGGCCGCTGATTCGGACTTCACCCGCCACACTTTCGTGGTCATCGACTTCGAAGGGCTCACCCCGGTGGGGCGATCGCCGGTGCCGATCGAGGTCGCGGCCGTGGCACTGGTCCCCAAGGACGGCGAACTACAGGAGACCTGGCGGTTTGAGTCGCTGATCCGGCCGCCCGCGGACGTGCCGGTCACTGCCTTCGACACGCGCCAGACCGGCATCACGGCAGCGATGCTGGCCCGGGCGGCTGGGCCCGAGCACGTCATGGCCACCCTGGATGCCCTGCTGGACGCGCCGCCGTACCGGCTGGTCGCTCACGGCGCCGGCACCGAAGCCACCCTGATCGCCCACCAAGCGGCGCACTGCCCAGCCCTGGCGGCCACCCCACTGCTGGACACCGTCCGCCTGGCCCGCACCGTCTACCCCGAGTTGCCTCGCACGGGCTGGATGCGTTGA
- a CDS encoding SIS domain-containing protein, with translation MHHPYTLEEMLAQGDALAADLRTLIGPTAEQVEMLLDDARWVTASGIYLTGDGDSFHSSLASELAFKSLADVPCDPLSALRLLRYGAAWDRPPALPRGTVVIAASASGRTERVLQTLERVREHGALTLAITTTPGSAITRAADHALVLPLTGAKPSPGIRTYQASLLGMALTAIGLGHRRDRYSAAEAEQLRSELLAAAGSIEATAAVARERCEQLAARIAHAPIMITLGSGPGYGTAQYAAAKVVEAAGVFAAGQDLEEWEHVEALARPRDMPTFVIAPPGRSHDRARAVLDRARSFGRTVIAVADAADDELVKAADEVLPVHGEVREEFSPLLYHVFAGYLACFVARRLGRLPFETNRQA, from the coding sequence GTGCATCACCCCTACACGCTGGAGGAGATGCTGGCTCAAGGTGACGCTCTGGCGGCAGACCTTCGCACTCTGATCGGCCCCACCGCCGAGCAGGTGGAGATGCTGCTGGACGACGCCCGTTGGGTGACGGCGTCCGGCATCTACCTGACGGGGGACGGCGACTCCTTCCACTCCTCGCTCGCCTCGGAGTTGGCCTTCAAGTCGCTGGCCGATGTCCCCTGTGACCCGTTGAGTGCGCTTCGGCTTCTTCGGTACGGCGCGGCTTGGGACCGTCCTCCTGCCCTTCCCAGGGGGACGGTCGTGATCGCCGCGTCGGCCTCGGGCCGTACTGAACGGGTCCTGCAGACACTGGAGCGGGTCCGCGAGCATGGAGCACTGACCCTGGCCATCACCACCACTCCCGGCAGCGCGATCACTCGTGCCGCTGATCATGCGCTCGTGCTGCCGCTGACCGGCGCCAAGCCGTCACCGGGGATTCGGACCTACCAGGCGAGCCTGCTGGGGATGGCCCTGACCGCGATCGGCCTGGGCCACCGTCGGGACCGATACTCGGCGGCGGAAGCTGAGCAGTTGCGCAGCGAGTTGCTCGCCGCAGCCGGCTCCATTGAAGCCACTGCGGCGGTGGCAAGGGAGCGATGCGAACAGCTCGCAGCGCGGATCGCCCACGCACCCATCATGATCACGCTCGGCAGCGGTCCTGGGTACGGCACCGCACAGTACGCCGCGGCGAAGGTCGTCGAGGCGGCCGGAGTGTTCGCCGCTGGCCAGGATCTGGAGGAATGGGAACACGTCGAGGCCCTGGCCCGCCCACGGGACATGCCCACCTTCGTGATCGCGCCTCCGGGCCGCAGCCACGACCGCGCACGCGCGGTTCTCGACAGAGCCCGCTCCTTCGGCAGGACCGTTATCGCCGTAGCCGACGCCGCCGATGACGAGCTGGTCAAGGCGGCTGACGAGGTACTGCCGGTACACGGCGAGGTACGCGAGGAATTCTCCCCGCTGCTGTATCACGTCTTCGCGGGATACCTTGCCTGCTTCGTGGCCAGGCGGCTGGGACGACTCCCCTTCGAGACCAATCGTCAAGCGTGA
- a CDS encoding BtpA/SgcQ family protein, with protein sequence MHNLEAFGRHKAVLGMIHLKPLPGTPFHREGTFEQILDDAVASARALDEGGADGCLIQTVDRVYSTGEQSDPARIAAMSVITRAVAQVTRPEFHVGVQLMRNAVQASLAVAKVAGGSFVRAGALVGATLTTHGMVEADPLSVMEYRKKIDAWNVGIIAEVESMHYTWFGGGKTVGQVAKAARQVGADAVSLCHEDEAIVLEMIAAVRATTPDLPIILAGHTNHDNAARLLSAADGAFVGTCLERGGWGGLIDVGKVKAYVEIVRGLQP encoded by the coding sequence GTGCACAACCTCGAGGCATTCGGGCGGCACAAGGCTGTCCTCGGAATGATTCACTTGAAGCCTCTGCCGGGGACGCCGTTTCATCGCGAGGGCACCTTCGAGCAGATACTCGACGACGCCGTCGCTTCGGCTCGTGCGCTGGACGAGGGCGGTGCGGACGGGTGTCTGATCCAGACTGTGGATCGTGTCTACAGCACCGGCGAGCAGTCCGATCCGGCGCGGATCGCGGCGATGAGCGTCATCACTCGCGCCGTCGCGCAGGTCACCCGTCCTGAGTTCCATGTCGGGGTGCAGCTCATGCGCAACGCGGTGCAGGCGTCGCTGGCTGTGGCGAAGGTCGCCGGCGGCTCCTTCGTACGCGCGGGCGCCTTGGTGGGCGCAACTTTGACGACGCACGGCATGGTCGAGGCCGATCCCCTGTCCGTGATGGAGTACCGCAAGAAGATCGACGCCTGGAACGTCGGCATCATCGCCGAGGTGGAGTCGATGCATTACACCTGGTTCGGCGGCGGCAAGACAGTCGGGCAGGTGGCGAAGGCGGCCCGGCAGGTCGGCGCGGACGCGGTCTCCCTGTGTCATGAGGATGAGGCGATCGTGCTGGAGATGATCGCCGCGGTCCGCGCCACGACGCCGGATCTGCCGATCATCCTGGCCGGCCACACCAACCATGACAACGCCGCTCGGCTGCTGAGCGCGGCGGACGGTGCCTTCGTCGGGACCTGCCTGGAGCGCGGCGGCTGGGGCGGGCTCATCGATGTCGGGAAGGTCAAAGCGTACGTAGAGATCGTGCGCGGGCTGCAGCCGTGA
- a CDS encoding DUF397 domain-containing protein — MTPRKPHPSSFDLTNVEWTVSRHSGGGGNCVRVAVVDGYVLLGDSQNPDRQPHVFTPAEAKAWLLGAKEGNFDFLLDL, encoded by the coding sequence GTGACACCGCGCAAGCCGCACCCGTCTTCGTTCGACCTGACCAACGTCGAGTGGACGGTCTCCCGGCACAGCGGAGGTGGCGGAAACTGCGTGCGCGTTGCCGTCGTAGATGGCTACGTCCTGCTCGGCGACTCCCAGAACCCCGATCGTCAGCCCCATGTGTTCACGCCCGCCGAAGCCAAGGCGTGGCTGTTGGGGGCGAAAGAGGGAAACTTCGACTTCCTTCTCGATCTCTAG
- a CDS encoding DUF5753 domain-containing protein, producing the protein MKQPPWSLLIAEVGLRFEELRERRNMTQGDVAEHPVLRERGIRIDKSGLSRLERGRRRRVSRELAEALLDCYQADATERSEILQLVSADTMPTGRPRPALWRRNEALLGPMQFEGFLKMERRAAALFNYERTLIPGLLQTPDYARIVIAGMRPELRPAEVRALVDVRMDRQQQMSDGALKDFRALIDEGALRPIVGDRAVTQTQLERLLVESERSRNTIRVLPDSTGCHPGMAGPFVLMHFPEAARAVAWVETMASSVYFDDEADVGRYTQVFTDLWERALSPDDTRALLKEKIKELQQ; encoded by the coding sequence ATGAAGCAACCGCCGTGGTCGCTGCTCATCGCTGAGGTCGGGCTACGCTTCGAAGAATTGCGCGAGCGCCGTAACATGACGCAGGGCGATGTCGCCGAGCACCCGGTGCTGCGCGAACGCGGCATAAGGATCGACAAGAGCGGGCTGAGCAGGCTGGAGCGAGGTCGACGACGCCGGGTCTCGCGCGAGCTGGCCGAGGCCCTGTTGGACTGCTATCAGGCCGACGCCACCGAACGCTCCGAGATCCTGCAGCTTGTAAGCGCGGACACAATGCCGACCGGCCGACCACGCCCTGCACTGTGGCGGCGAAACGAGGCGCTGCTCGGCCCTATGCAGTTCGAAGGTTTCCTGAAAATGGAGCGTCGGGCCGCCGCACTCTTCAACTACGAGAGAACTCTCATTCCGGGGCTCCTCCAGACTCCGGACTACGCCCGGATTGTGATCGCTGGCATGCGTCCCGAGCTGAGGCCCGCAGAGGTCAGAGCCCTCGTAGACGTTCGTATGGACCGGCAGCAGCAGATGTCGGACGGCGCACTCAAGGACTTCCGCGCTCTCATCGACGAGGGCGCGCTCCGCCCTATCGTCGGAGATCGGGCGGTGACTCAGACACAGCTGGAGCGGCTGCTCGTCGAATCCGAGCGATCCCGAAACACAATCCGGGTCCTGCCGGACTCGACCGGATGCCACCCCGGGATGGCGGGCCCCTTCGTGCTCATGCACTTCCCCGAAGCCGCCCGTGCCGTCGCATGGGTGGAGACCATGGCCAGTTCGGTGTACTTCGACGACGAGGCGGACGTCGGGCGCTACACCCAGGTCTTCACCGATTTGTGGGAGCGGGCGCTCAGCCCCGACGATACACGTGCACTTCTCAAGGAAAAGATCAAGGAGCTACAGCAGTGA
- a CDS encoding asparaginase produces MPDKSRILVVTLGGTIAMTKTSGETGGVTPRLTGADLVAAAPGLGEGAAISVEDFRRVPGASLTVDDIAELAERLRKAAATGSDGFVVTQGTDTLEETAFLLDLLYDADAPLVLTGAMRNAAMPGADGPANLLAAVRTAASTDARGLGALVVFADEIHAARHVRKVHSTSIAAFASPGAGPIGHMIEGIPRLHFALERQGAVPPPVRPAIVEIVHTTLGGDSWVLDGLAGRADGAVIAAFGAGHVPKTWVERLQRLAECIPVVLASRTGAGSVLSGTYAFPGSESDLLARGLISAGPLDPYKARLLLLAQLRAGADRATVETAFAERC; encoded by the coding sequence GTGCCAGACAAGAGCCGCATCCTGGTGGTTACCCTCGGCGGCACCATCGCGATGACCAAAACCTCCGGTGAGACCGGCGGGGTGACGCCACGCCTGACCGGAGCCGACCTCGTCGCCGCGGCGCCCGGCCTGGGTGAAGGAGCCGCGATCAGCGTCGAGGACTTCCGCCGGGTCCCGGGCGCGTCGCTCACCGTGGACGACATCGCCGAGCTTGCCGAGCGACTTCGCAAAGCTGCGGCCACCGGCTCGGACGGCTTCGTCGTCACACAGGGAACCGACACCCTAGAAGAGACCGCCTTCCTGCTGGACCTTCTCTACGACGCCGACGCGCCCCTTGTGCTGACCGGGGCAATGCGCAACGCCGCCATGCCGGGAGCCGATGGGCCGGCGAACCTGCTGGCGGCCGTGCGCACCGCCGCCAGCACCGATGCCCGCGGCCTGGGAGCACTCGTGGTGTTCGCCGATGAGATTCACGCGGCACGCCACGTACGGAAGGTCCACTCCACCAGCATCGCCGCCTTCGCGTCACCGGGCGCCGGGCCAATCGGCCACATGATCGAAGGAATTCCGCGGCTGCACTTCGCGCTCGAACGTCAGGGCGCTGTGCCGCCGCCGGTACGGCCGGCCATCGTCGAGATCGTACACACCACCCTGGGGGGCGACAGCTGGGTGCTCGACGGCCTCGCGGGCCGCGCGGATGGTGCGGTCATTGCGGCATTCGGTGCTGGCCACGTGCCGAAGACCTGGGTCGAGCGTCTCCAGCGGCTGGCCGAGTGCATTCCGGTGGTGCTCGCCTCCCGGACCGGTGCAGGCAGCGTCCTTTCCGGCACCTACGCCTTCCCCGGCTCCGAGAGCGACCTGCTGGCCCGTGGACTGATCAGCGCCGGCCCGCTGGATCCGTATAAGGCGCGGCTGCTGCTCCTGGCCCAGTTGCGGGCAGGAGCCGACCGCGCGACGGTTGAGACCGCGTTCGCCGAACGCTGCTGA
- a CDS encoding PPC domain-containing DNA-binding protein, whose translation MRAAQFSRGREFIFAIDHGEDFFTSLEKLCAEHGIRAGYIPTFIGGFSSAKLVGTCGPLEHPEAPLWDHVEVKTLEVLGGGTLAWDTDRDCLAPHIHVSAGLKADSADGRTSHLLAAQVQFIAELVIVEVTDPALTRPRQPNLFDVPLLTFGQQPQRPR comes from the coding sequence ATGCGCGCCGCCCAGTTCAGCCGGGGCCGGGAGTTCATCTTTGCCATCGACCACGGGGAAGACTTCTTTACCTCACTGGAGAAGCTCTGCGCCGAGCACGGGATCCGTGCCGGCTACATCCCCACCTTCATTGGAGGGTTCAGCTCCGCCAAGCTGGTCGGCACCTGCGGCCCTTTGGAGCATCCCGAGGCCCCACTGTGGGATCACGTCGAAGTGAAGACGCTCGAGGTGCTCGGCGGCGGAACGCTGGCCTGGGATACCGACAGGGATTGCCTGGCGCCGCACATCCATGTCTCCGCCGGGCTGAAAGCCGACTCCGCCGACGGACGAACCAGCCACCTGCTCGCTGCTCAGGTGCAGTTCATCGCCGAGCTCGTCATCGTGGAGGTCACGGATCCCGCCCTTACCCGCCCCCGGCAGCCGAACCTGTTCGACGTCCCGCTTCTCACTTTCGGACAGCAGCCGCAAAGGCCCAGGTAG
- a CDS encoding NUDIX hydrolase yields the protein MTLDAAIADARLAVLEFDDARAWLDRARQRPMEPLAAEVWVTDPTCKHVLLVRHRWRGWVPPGGKVEPGETPRAAASRELAEETGLRAELLPVPAAVSVRSYRADWSPTLGLSYAAIIDRDVPLHGQSGQPPKWFQLGDEWESVFPEDRDRIQTHVRSLAAEHLGEVG from the coding sequence GTGACCTTGGACGCGGCGATCGCTGATGCTCGCCTCGCTGTACTGGAGTTCGACGACGCTCGGGCCTGGCTGGATCGGGCCCGTCAAAGGCCAATGGAGCCGCTGGCGGCGGAGGTCTGGGTGACCGACCCCACCTGCAAGCACGTCCTGCTTGTGAGGCATCGCTGGCGCGGTTGGGTGCCGCCCGGAGGCAAGGTCGAGCCAGGTGAGACACCACGAGCCGCCGCGTCCCGCGAACTCGCTGAGGAGACCGGTCTGCGGGCTGAGCTGCTGCCAGTTCCGGCGGCGGTATCCGTACGTTCCTACCGTGCGGACTGGTCGCCGACGCTGGGCCTGTCGTATGCCGCGATCATCGACCGTGATGTCCCGCTCCACGGACAGAGCGGCCAGCCGCCGAAGTGGTTCCAACTCGGCGACGAGTGGGAGAGCGTCTTCCCCGAGGATCGCGACCGTATCCAGACGCACGTGCGCAGCCTGGCGGCCGAGCACCTGGGCGAGGTGGGCTGA
- a CDS encoding NUDIX hydrolase gives MTALAFPDTLCDRTSVGVLISSPAGLLMFERGTPPPGIAPVAGHIDQHGSPEQAAIAEVAEEVGMAVTHLDLLLTAWRLNRCRRSISGEVGHRWWIYQAQTTGPLRPSAREVRAPRWIHPDQLQRYAQRTAAYATGHISEPEFREQPGLTPVWARFLHDLRLLTLPYDVLAQIDKII, from the coding sequence ATGACCGCACTGGCTTTCCCCGACACACTTTGCGACCGCACAAGCGTCGGGGTGCTCATCTCCTCGCCGGCCGGACTCCTGATGTTCGAACGGGGGACGCCACCCCCCGGTATCGCCCCCGTTGCCGGTCACATCGACCAGCACGGCAGCCCCGAGCAGGCCGCGATCGCGGAGGTCGCCGAAGAAGTAGGCATGGCAGTCACCCACCTCGACCTGCTGCTGACCGCATGGCGGCTCAACCGGTGCCGTCGCTCGATCAGCGGCGAAGTCGGCCACCGCTGGTGGATCTACCAGGCTCAGACAACCGGTCCACTCCGCCCGTCCGCTCGAGAGGTACGCGCTCCCCGATGGATACACCCTGATCAGCTCCAGCGGTACGCGCAACGCACCGCTGCCTACGCCACCGGGCATATCAGCGAACCGGAGTTCAGGGAGCAACCTGGGCTGACGCCGGTATGGGCCCGCTTCCTGCACGACCTTCGGCTTCTGACGCTGCCATACGACGTCCTCGCCCAGATCGACAAGATCATCTGA
- a CDS encoding class I SAM-dependent methyltransferase yields the protein MAPQDALLGWDEDTTAEAYAAFTRDFPMYGATSRDLARRAGLSVSRLVVDLCGGAGATAEAVLALVPAEARVISLDNAAAMQRVGRRIVTDPRLSWVTAQAEELAEHVPRMVDAVVCNSAIWKTDVPAVFTAVRSVLRPGGRFVFNVGSGFAGVAHPDEKTAHTGPSLTTLIHQIAVREYGHTPPLAMEAQPKLSLEAATEHLAAAGLTVLDTEVTAQHSTMAEKKAWLSIPIFTRPVGDFTHEQRLEILDKAYALTTPEAPIVTSWLVVVAQRPGEKP from the coding sequence ATGGCACCCCAGGACGCCCTTCTCGGCTGGGACGAAGACACCACCGCGGAGGCGTACGCCGCCTTCACCCGCGACTTCCCCATGTACGGCGCTACCAGCCGCGACCTGGCCCGGCGCGCAGGCCTCTCCGTCAGCCGCCTGGTGGTCGACCTGTGCGGCGGAGCCGGCGCCACTGCCGAGGCGGTCCTCGCCCTGGTCCCAGCCGAGGCCCGGGTCATCTCCCTGGACAACGCCGCCGCCATGCAGCGAGTTGGTCGCCGTATCGTGACCGACCCGCGCCTGTCATGGGTCACCGCCCAGGCCGAGGAGCTTGCTGAGCACGTCCCCCGCATGGTCGACGCCGTGGTGTGTAACTCGGCGATCTGGAAGACCGACGTCCCGGCCGTGTTCACCGCGGTTCGGAGCGTTCTGCGGCCCGGCGGCCGGTTCGTGTTCAACGTCGGCAGTGGCTTCGCGGGAGTCGCCCACCCGGACGAGAAGACCGCGCACACTGGCCCCTCGCTCACCACACTGATCCACCAGATCGCCGTCCGCGAGTACGGCCACACGCCGCCCCTAGCCATGGAGGCACAACCCAAGCTGTCACTGGAGGCCGCCACCGAGCACCTAGCCGCCGCAGGGCTGACCGTCCTGGACACCGAGGTCACCGCTCAGCACAGCACCATGGCGGAGAAGAAGGCATGGCTCTCGATCCCGATCTTCACCCGGCCCGTCGGCGACTTCACCCACGAGCAGCGCCTGGAGATCCTGGACAAGGCGTATGCCCTGACCACCCCCGAAGCTCCGATCGTGACGAGTTGGCTCGTCGTCGTCGCCCAACGGCCTGGGGAGAAGCCATGA
- a CDS encoding DUF2797 domain-containing protein produces the protein MPVPLFEAAEYVCHGVTWATGDPRLLLAPLPGGSLAYAEFMGQRLGFRVAVAGRWCTGRYQFAGSVRVEALACPDRAPAEQSGQCARCARQDDFRFAHQFHQGGHAPEALVRYMAQPHWLYLATFADGATKVGTAAEPRKRSRLDEQGALFATYVTKSPDGRAVRYLEDALARRLQLPQIVRAAAKLQALTGLIDLAAARTAHEEHVARAADALTDMNAPLVLEAWTPPAEGDLLRTGRSKRALYLYDLRKGEHGFATVSCIGSQILAVLDRDEEMHYVLDLGALTGRRIVLGPFSSPSAAVQAFLF, from the coding sequence GTGCCAGTGCCTTTATTCGAAGCCGCCGAGTACGTGTGCCACGGCGTCACGTGGGCGACCGGCGATCCCCGGCTGCTGCTCGCTCCGCTTCCCGGTGGGTCGCTGGCGTACGCCGAGTTCATGGGCCAGCGCCTCGGCTTCCGGGTGGCCGTTGCCGGCCGTTGGTGCACGGGTCGGTACCAGTTCGCCGGGTCCGTCCGTGTGGAGGCCCTTGCCTGCCCCGACCGCGCGCCTGCAGAGCAGAGCGGGCAGTGCGCCCGGTGCGCTCGGCAGGACGATTTCCGCTTCGCCCACCAGTTCCATCAGGGCGGCCACGCCCCTGAGGCGCTCGTCCGCTACATGGCCCAGCCGCATTGGCTGTACCTGGCGACCTTCGCCGACGGAGCGACCAAGGTCGGCACCGCCGCCGAGCCACGCAAGCGCTCCCGCCTCGACGAACAGGGCGCACTTTTCGCTACCTACGTGACCAAGAGCCCCGACGGCCGCGCCGTTCGCTATCTCGAAGACGCGCTCGCCCGCCGCCTGCAACTGCCGCAGATCGTACGGGCCGCGGCCAAGCTCCAAGCCCTGACCGGCCTGATCGACCTGGCTGCCGCCCGCACTGCCCATGAGGAGCATGTCGCGCGCGCCGCCGACGCGCTCACTGATATGAACGCTCCGCTGGTGCTGGAGGCATGGACCCCGCCAGCCGAAGGGGACCTCCTTCGCACGGGCAGGAGTAAGCGGGCGCTCTATCTGTACGACCTACGGAAAGGTGAGCACGGCTTCGCCACCGTCTCCTGCATCGGTTCACAGATCCTCGCCGTCCTCGACCGAGACGAGGAGATGCACTACGTCCTCGACCTCGGCGCGCTCACCGGCCGCCGCATCGTCCTCGGCCCGTTCTCCTCCCCGAGTGCCGCGGTCCAGGCTTTCCTGTTCTGA
- a CDS encoding dTMP kinase produces the protein MTVAAHPATHGAARGRQITVTGIDGAGKSTLAARLHLALLDTGHPAILVGKHTTDVPMDPDLSAYLDRLNELVYRRDVRVAQACGDHYWLLALAAWYSLQDKLVIQPALAAGTHVILDNAHHKILARYAVNPAVSTHLAEQVFAHLTEPDLVIFLRLGAREALRRKGEFTSLETGHSGSGDEDFIRYQDTVLAQLNEQEQRGNWLSLDVTDMDRDTVFKTVADALAGRLELAI, from the coding sequence ATGACGGTCGCAGCACACCCTGCCACCCACGGGGCCGCCCGCGGGCGGCAGATCACGGTCACCGGCATCGACGGGGCGGGCAAGTCCACTCTCGCCGCTCGCCTGCACCTTGCCCTGCTCGACACCGGCCACCCGGCCATCCTCGTCGGCAAGCACACCACCGACGTCCCCATGGACCCTGATCTGTCCGCCTATCTGGACCGGCTCAACGAACTCGTCTACCGCCGCGACGTGCGGGTCGCCCAGGCCTGCGGCGACCACTACTGGCTGCTGGCGCTGGCTGCCTGGTATTCCCTCCAGGACAAGCTCGTTATCCAGCCCGCGCTGGCCGCCGGTACCCACGTCATTCTCGACAACGCGCACCACAAGATCCTCGCCCGCTACGCGGTCAACCCGGCCGTCTCCACGCACCTCGCCGAGCAGGTTTTCGCCCACCTCACCGAACCCGACCTTGTGATCTTTCTGCGCCTCGGCGCCCGCGAAGCTCTGCGGCGCAAGGGCGAGTTCACCTCGCTGGAGACCGGCCACTCCGGCAGCGGCGACGAGGACTTCATCCGCTACCAGGACACCGTCCTGGCCCAACTGAACGAACAGGAACAACGCGGCAACTGGCTGTCCCTGGACGTCACCGACATGGACCGCGACACCGTGTTCAAGACCGTAGCCGACGCCCTTGCCGGCCGCCTCGAGCTCGCCATCTGA
- the folE gene encoding GTP cyclohydrolase I, with the protein MSAHPMFNSPTIATEATSMTNAVYGSTPGQSATVPAQPGPAAPRPVDTKRVTELIGQLLAALGEDPEREGLVDTPARVASWWSSFLMPEPCAMVTSFTETRLSAQLVVVGGMSVWSLCEHHLLPMNLEVAIGYLPDGEVIGLSKFGRIAQHYAGRLQVQERFTRQVAKEIARVVGGKDVAVAVRGTHLCMSMRGVRMEAARTTTLQVGGLFKHDPVLSQQFLTIASGQRGAV; encoded by the coding sequence ATGAGCGCCCACCCCATGTTCAATTCCCCCACCATTGCAACCGAGGCGACGTCCATGACGAACGCCGTCTACGGTTCCACGCCCGGTCAAAGTGCGACCGTGCCAGCACAGCCTGGCCCTGCAGCGCCGAGACCGGTCGACACCAAGCGCGTCACCGAGCTGATCGGCCAACTGCTGGCCGCGCTCGGCGAGGACCCCGAGCGGGAGGGCCTGGTCGACACGCCGGCCCGGGTCGCGTCCTGGTGGAGCTCATTCTTGATGCCCGAGCCCTGTGCCATGGTCACGTCCTTCACGGAGACCCGCCTCAGCGCTCAGCTCGTCGTGGTTGGCGGCATGAGCGTGTGGTCCCTGTGCGAGCATCACCTGCTGCCCATGAACCTGGAGGTCGCGATCGGTTACCTGCCGGACGGTGAGGTGATCGGGCTGTCGAAGTTCGGGCGGATCGCTCAGCACTACGCCGGACGGCTCCAGGTGCAGGAGCGGTTCACCCGGCAGGTCGCCAAGGAGATCGCCCGCGTGGTCGGCGGCAAAGATGTGGCGGTCGCCGTCCGCGGAACCCACTTGTGCATGAGTATGCGAGGGGTGCGGATGGAAGCCGCCCGCACCACCACCCTGCAGGTCGGCGGCCTTTTCAAGCACGATCCGGTCCTCTCCCAGCAATTCCTCACCATCGCCTCGGGGCAGCGGGGAGCGGTGTGA